Proteins found in one Microbacterium sp. LWS13-1.2 genomic segment:
- a CDS encoding agmatinase family protein, with amino-acid sequence MTLAHDPLWPRAGAWPAIDDGGWDAAILGVPAFRTSLSPTGAHATPGAIREALHRYSPTLLGPPPLDLGEVLRVADAGDVDEPDGPAGEASVRSAVAALRERADLVVALGGDNSITYAVTQGAAAGGLITIDAHFDLRDGVSNGSPVRRLVEDGLDPRRVVQLGIADFANSVAYAQRAADLGITVVTMDDLRQRGAADVVAEALEMAGAEGGGVHLDIDVDVCDRSVAPGCPASVPGGLAAWELRALVRTVASDARVHSADIAEVDATADAPDGRTVRLAALCVLELLAGKALRKVAS; translated from the coding sequence GTGACGCTCGCCCATGACCCACTCTGGCCCCGCGCCGGCGCGTGGCCTGCCATCGACGACGGCGGCTGGGATGCCGCGATCCTCGGTGTCCCTGCGTTCCGCACCTCGCTCTCCCCGACCGGCGCGCACGCCACGCCCGGCGCGATCCGAGAGGCTCTGCACCGGTACAGTCCGACGCTCCTCGGTCCGCCCCCGCTGGACCTCGGCGAGGTGCTGCGCGTCGCCGACGCCGGCGACGTCGACGAGCCCGACGGGCCCGCGGGCGAGGCATCCGTCCGCTCCGCGGTGGCGGCGCTGCGGGAGCGCGCCGACCTCGTCGTCGCGCTCGGCGGCGACAACTCGATCACGTACGCGGTCACGCAGGGCGCTGCGGCCGGCGGACTCATCACCATCGATGCGCATTTCGACCTGCGCGACGGGGTCTCCAACGGGTCGCCGGTGCGGCGGCTCGTGGAGGACGGCCTCGACCCCCGGCGCGTCGTCCAGCTCGGCATCGCCGACTTCGCGAACTCCGTGGCGTACGCGCAGCGCGCGGCCGACCTCGGGATCACCGTCGTGACGATGGACGATCTGCGACAACGGGGCGCGGCCGACGTCGTCGCCGAGGCGCTGGAGATGGCGGGCGCCGAGGGCGGCGGCGTGCATCTCGACATCGACGTCGACGTGTGCGACCGCTCCGTCGCGCCCGGGTGCCCGGCATCCGTTCCCGGCGGGCTCGCCGCGTGGGAGCTGCGTGCGCTGGTGCGCACCGTCGCCTCGGATGCGCGCGTGCACAGCGCCGACATCGCCGAGGTCGATGCGACGGCGGATGCGCCGGACGGGCGCACGGTGCGGCTGGCGGCGCTGTGCGTGCTCGAACTCCTCGCCGGAAAGGCCCTGCGAAAGGTGGCGTCATGA
- a CDS encoding histidine phosphatase family protein, which yields MIRLVLVRHAKSDWGDSSLDDHDRPLNDRGMRDAPRMAARLAASGFRPDIILSSTALRARTTAEAFAAELGAAVSLDPELYGAPASKILESAAATRAPAVMVVAHDPGMSALTARLSDDDIAHMPTCAVATFIWAQDDWDVAAVVDPDNWTFDAPR from the coding sequence ATGATCCGTCTCGTGCTGGTGCGGCATGCCAAATCGGACTGGGGGGACTCCAGCCTCGACGATCACGACCGTCCGCTGAACGACCGCGGCATGCGGGACGCGCCGCGCATGGCGGCCCGGCTCGCGGCGAGCGGGTTCAGACCCGACATCATCCTGTCGAGCACGGCACTGCGGGCGCGGACGACGGCCGAGGCCTTCGCCGCCGAGCTGGGTGCGGCGGTCTCACTCGACCCCGAGCTGTACGGCGCCCCGGCGTCGAAGATCCTCGAGTCGGCCGCGGCGACCCGTGCTCCGGCGGTCATGGTCGTCGCGCACGACCCCGGAATGAGCGCACTGACCGCGCGCCTCTCGGACGACGACATCGCCCACATGCCGACGTGCGCTGTCGCGACCTTCATCTGGGCGCAGGACGACTGGGATGTCGCGGCCGTCGTCGATCCCGACAACTGGACGTTCGACGCCCCCCGCTGA
- the hutI gene encoding imidazolonepropionase yields MGTTLITNIAELTTNVERDGDPCGTLHDAAVVIESDRIAWVGVGTEAHDVASRFARSETGESVVDAGGRAVIPGFVDSHTHLVFGGDRADEFEARMTGTPYAAGGIRRTVAATRAATDDELRARLAGFVTELHGQGTTTFEIKTGYGLTVADEERLARLAAEVTREVTFLGAHIVPVEYADRRDAYVDLVCDEMLRACAPHTRWVDVFCERGAFSPEESRRILAAGVAHGLEPRVHGNQLGPGEGVRLAVSMGAASVDHCTYLDDDDVTALAGSDTVATLLPGVEFSTRQPYPDARRLIDAGVTVALASDCNPGSSFTSSMPLMVALAVREMGMTPSEAVWAATAGGARALRRDDVGALAPGMRADLVMLDAPTRVHLAYRPGVPLVHAVWTGGARL; encoded by the coding sequence GTGGGTACGACGCTGATCACGAACATCGCGGAGCTGACGACGAACGTCGAGCGCGACGGCGACCCGTGCGGCACGCTGCACGACGCGGCAGTGGTGATCGAGAGCGACCGGATCGCATGGGTGGGCGTCGGGACCGAGGCCCACGACGTCGCGTCGCGCTTCGCTCGCTCGGAGACCGGGGAGTCGGTCGTGGATGCCGGAGGCCGAGCGGTCATCCCGGGCTTCGTCGACAGCCACACGCACCTGGTCTTCGGCGGGGATCGTGCCGACGAGTTCGAGGCGCGCATGACCGGCACGCCGTATGCCGCAGGGGGCATACGGCGCACGGTGGCGGCGACGCGGGCGGCGACGGACGATGAGCTGCGCGCCCGCCTCGCCGGGTTCGTGACCGAACTCCATGGCCAGGGCACGACGACCTTCGAGATCAAGACGGGCTACGGGCTCACCGTCGCCGATGAGGAGCGGCTGGCGCGCCTGGCCGCAGAGGTCACCCGGGAGGTCACCTTCCTCGGCGCCCACATCGTGCCCGTCGAGTACGCCGACCGCCGCGACGCCTATGTCGACCTCGTGTGCGACGAGATGCTCCGCGCCTGCGCGCCGCACACCCGGTGGGTGGACGTGTTCTGCGAGCGCGGCGCCTTCAGCCCGGAGGAGTCGCGGCGGATCCTCGCGGCCGGCGTCGCGCACGGCCTCGAGCCGCGCGTGCACGGCAACCAGCTCGGACCCGGCGAGGGCGTGCGCCTGGCGGTCTCGATGGGCGCGGCATCCGTCGACCACTGCACGTATCTCGACGACGACGATGTGACCGCGCTGGCCGGCTCGGACACGGTAGCCACGCTCCTGCCCGGCGTGGAGTTCTCGACGCGACAGCCCTACCCGGACGCGCGACGGCTGATCGACGCCGGAGTGACGGTGGCGCTCGCCAGCGACTGCAACCCCGGCTCGAGCTTCACGAGCTCGATGCCGCTCATGGTGGCCCTCGCCGTCCGCGAGATGGGCATGACGCCGTCCGAGGCGGTCTGGGCCGCGACCGCGGGCGGCGCTCGGGCCCTGCGCCGTGACGACGTCGGCGCGCTCGCCCCCGGCATGCGCGCCGACCTCGTGATGCTCGACGCGCCGACGCGCGTGCACCTCGCCTACCGTCCCGGTGTGCCGCTCGTGCACGCCGTGTGGACGGGTGGCGCGCGGCTGTGA
- the hutU gene encoding urocanate hydratase, whose product MSDSTGSTTGVKAPAVRAPRGPERTAKSWGAEAAKRMLMNNLDPEVAEHPEDLVVYGGTGRAARSWAAFDAIVRTLDELEPDETLLVQSGKPVGVFRTHEWAPRVLIANSNLVGDWATWPEFRRLEALGLTMYGQMTAGSWIYIGTQGILQGTYETFAAVARSLGRDDLAGTLTLTGGAGGMGGAQPLAVTLNGGAVLIVDVDESRLARRVEHGYLDEYTTDLDAALARVVAAKAAGEAVSVGVVGNAAEVFGDILLCQRAGEVTVDIVTDQTSAHDPLAYLPVGIAFEDWKAEAARDPEAFTARARGSMAKHVAAMVGFQDAGAEVFDYGNSIRAEAQLGGFERAFDFPGFVPAYIRPQFAEGRGPFRWVALSGDPEDIRKTDEAVKALFPDNAGLVRWLDKASDAVHFEGLPARICWLGYQERHLAGLKFNEMVASGELSAPIVIGRDHLDAGSVASPYRETEAMADGSDAIADWPLLNALLNTASGAAWVSIHHGGGVGIGRSIHAGQVTVADGTALAAEKLARVLTNDPGTGVMRHVDAGYERAREVARERGLQVPMLDA is encoded by the coding sequence ATGTCCGATTCGACAGGTTCGACGACCGGCGTGAAGGCCCCCGCAGTGCGCGCACCGCGCGGCCCAGAACGCACCGCCAAGAGCTGGGGCGCCGAGGCCGCCAAGCGCATGCTCATGAACAACCTCGACCCGGAGGTCGCCGAGCACCCCGAAGATCTCGTCGTCTACGGCGGGACCGGCCGCGCGGCGCGCAGCTGGGCGGCGTTCGACGCGATCGTGCGCACGCTCGACGAGCTCGAGCCGGATGAGACGCTGCTGGTGCAGTCCGGCAAGCCCGTAGGCGTCTTCCGCACGCACGAGTGGGCGCCGCGCGTGCTCATAGCCAACTCGAACCTCGTGGGCGACTGGGCGACGTGGCCCGAGTTCCGGCGGCTCGAAGCGCTCGGCCTCACGATGTACGGCCAGATGACGGCCGGCTCGTGGATCTACATCGGCACGCAGGGCATCCTGCAGGGCACGTACGAGACGTTCGCCGCGGTCGCGCGGTCGCTCGGCCGCGACGATCTCGCCGGCACGCTGACACTGACGGGCGGCGCGGGAGGGATGGGCGGCGCGCAGCCGCTCGCCGTGACGCTCAACGGGGGAGCGGTGCTCATCGTCGACGTCGACGAGTCGCGCCTCGCCCGCCGTGTCGAGCACGGCTACCTCGACGAGTACACGACCGACCTCGACGCCGCGCTTGCACGGGTCGTCGCGGCGAAGGCTGCGGGCGAGGCGGTCTCGGTCGGCGTCGTCGGCAACGCCGCAGAGGTCTTCGGCGACATCCTGCTCTGCCAGCGCGCGGGCGAGGTCACCGTCGACATCGTCACCGATCAGACCAGCGCACACGACCCGCTCGCGTACCTGCCGGTGGGGATCGCGTTCGAGGACTGGAAGGCGGAGGCCGCCCGCGATCCCGAGGCATTCACCGCCCGCGCCCGCGGCAGCATGGCGAAGCACGTCGCCGCGATGGTCGGATTCCAGGATGCCGGCGCCGAGGTCTTCGACTACGGCAACTCGATCCGCGCCGAGGCGCAGCTCGGCGGGTTCGAGCGTGCCTTCGACTTCCCGGGCTTCGTGCCGGCGTACATCCGCCCGCAGTTCGCAGAGGGGCGCGGACCGTTCCGCTGGGTCGCCCTCTCGGGAGACCCCGAGGACATCCGCAAGACCGATGAGGCGGTCAAGGCGCTCTTCCCCGACAACGCCGGGCTCGTGCGCTGGCTCGACAAGGCGAGCGACGCCGTGCACTTCGAAGGGCTGCCGGCGCGCATCTGCTGGCTCGGCTACCAGGAGCGCCACCTCGCAGGCCTCAAGTTCAACGAGATGGTGGCCTCAGGCGAGCTGTCGGCCCCGATCGTCATCGGCCGCGACCACCTCGACGCCGGTTCCGTGGCGAGTCCGTACCGTGAGACCGAGGCCATGGCCGACGGGTCCGACGCGATCGCCGACTGGCCGCTGCTCAACGCGCTCCTCAACACCGCGTCGGGTGCGGCCTGGGTGTCGATCCACCACGGCGGCGGCGTCGGCATCGGCCGCAGCATCCATGCCGGGCAGGTCACGGTCGCCGACGGAACCGCGCTCGCCGCCGAGAAGCTCGCCCGTGTGCTCACGAACGATCCGGGCACCGGCGTCATGCGCCACGTGGACGCCGGCTACGAGCGTGCAAGGGAGGTCGCGCGCGAGCGCGGGCTCCAGGTGCCGATGCTCGATGCGTAG
- the hutH gene encoding histidine ammonia-lyase, with protein MTTVTPPPASDTGAFTRGAVTVGAAPLNPADVVAVARHGAHVALSPEALERVVAARALVEGLADDPEPHYGISTGFGALATTFIAAERRVQLQASLIRSHAAGTGPEVEREVVRALMLLRLQTLSTGHTGVRPVVVETYAGMLNAGITPIVREYGSLGCSGDLAPLSHVALAAMGEGRVRNADGDEVDAADALASASLTPLVLREKEGLALINGTDGMLGMLLLALHDISVLFDTADVAAAMSVEAQLGTDAVFAADLQALRPQVGQAVSAANLRAVLAGSPIVASHRDRAVCTRVQDAYSLRCSPQVHGAARDTADHALMIATRELAAAVDNPVITDDGRVESNGNFHGAPVAYVLDFLAIAVADVASISERRTDRALDPARSNGLPPFLAHEVGVDSGFMIAQYAAAGIVSELKRLAVPASVDSIPSSAMQEDHVSMGWAAARKLRRAIDGLSRVLAIEVLTAARALDLRAPLRPAAATGAVRDLVRTVAGGPGPDRFLSPEIEAATTLVASGAVARAAYQTTTKE; from the coding sequence ATGACCACCGTCACGCCCCCTCCCGCGAGCGACACCGGTGCCTTCACCCGCGGTGCGGTCACCGTCGGCGCGGCGCCCCTCAACCCCGCGGACGTCGTCGCCGTCGCCCGGCACGGCGCGCACGTCGCCCTGTCGCCCGAAGCACTCGAGCGCGTCGTCGCCGCTCGCGCCCTCGTGGAAGGACTCGCCGACGACCCCGAGCCGCACTACGGCATCTCGACAGGCTTCGGCGCGCTCGCCACCACTTTCATCGCCGCCGAGCGCCGCGTGCAGCTGCAGGCGAGCCTGATCCGTTCGCACGCCGCCGGCACCGGACCCGAGGTCGAGCGCGAGGTCGTGCGCGCCCTCATGCTGCTGCGGCTGCAGACCCTCTCCACCGGCCACACCGGCGTGCGCCCGGTCGTCGTCGAGACCTACGCGGGCATGCTCAACGCCGGCATCACCCCGATCGTCCGCGAGTACGGCTCGCTCGGCTGCTCGGGGGACCTCGCCCCGCTGTCCCACGTGGCACTCGCCGCGATGGGCGAGGGGCGCGTCCGCAACGCCGACGGCGACGAGGTCGACGCCGCAGACGCCCTCGCCTCGGCATCCCTCACACCACTGGTGCTCCGTGAGAAGGAGGGGCTCGCGCTCATCAACGGCACAGACGGCATGCTCGGGATGCTGCTGCTCGCGCTGCACGACATCTCGGTGCTGTTCGACACCGCCGACGTCGCTGCGGCCATGTCGGTCGAAGCGCAGCTGGGCACGGACGCGGTGTTCGCCGCCGACCTGCAGGCGCTGCGCCCACAGGTGGGCCAAGCGGTGTCGGCAGCGAACCTGCGTGCCGTCCTCGCCGGCTCGCCGATCGTGGCGTCGCACCGCGACCGGGCCGTCTGCACGCGTGTGCAGGATGCGTATTCGCTGCGGTGCTCGCCGCAGGTGCACGGCGCCGCGCGCGACACCGCCGACCACGCGCTGATGATCGCCACGCGAGAGCTCGCCGCCGCGGTCGACAACCCCGTCATCACCGACGACGGGCGCGTCGAGTCCAACGGCAACTTCCACGGGGCGCCCGTGGCGTACGTGCTCGACTTCCTCGCGATCGCCGTCGCCGACGTCGCCTCGATCTCGGAGCGCCGCACCGACCGCGCCCTCGACCCGGCCCGCAGCAACGGGCTCCCGCCGTTCCTCGCGCACGAGGTGGGCGTCGACTCGGGGTTCATGATCGCCCAGTATGCGGCGGCGGGCATCGTCTCGGAGCTGAAGCGACTCGCGGTGCCGGCATCCGTCGATTCCATCCCCTCGTCAGCGATGCAGGAGGACCACGTGTCGATGGGGTGGGCCGCCGCCCGCAAGCTGCGCCGGGCGATCGACGGACTCTCGCGCGTCCTCGCGATCGAGGTGCTGACGGCAGCGCGCGCCCTCGACCTGCGCGCACCGCTGCGGCCCGCCGCCGCCACCGGCGCCGTCCGCGACCTGGTGCGCACCGTCGCCGGGGGTCCTGGGCCCGACCGGTTCCTGTCGCCCGAGATCGAGGCGGCGACCACGCTCGTCGCGTCGGGAGCCGTCGCACGGGCCGCCTACCAGACCACCACGAAGGAGTGA
- a CDS encoding IclR family transcriptional regulator: protein MPDSHDSSSDRQPAAPARPQVPAADQTLRILTFLARQRGPAPASVIATALGIPRSSVYHLLATLQEHHFVVHLPEERRWGLGLAAFELAGGYSRQEPLARLGRPVLADLVDRAGESAHLAVMHGRDVLYIVEERAPRRPALVTDVGVRLPAHLTATGRAMLAALPREQVRALFPDAAAFADRTGRGPRRPSELRELLREVRVQGWAIEDGEVTLGLGSVGVAVLDHVGWPIAAIAVTYPAEGKRDPAAFAALVAPMATELVRRIRGARPARPKL from the coding sequence ATGCCAGACAGCCACGATTCCTCGTCCGACCGGCAGCCGGCTGCCCCCGCACGCCCGCAGGTGCCCGCCGCCGACCAGACGCTGCGGATCCTGACGTTCCTCGCACGTCAGCGCGGACCGGCGCCGGCGAGCGTGATCGCGACGGCGCTCGGCATCCCGCGCTCGAGCGTCTATCACCTGCTCGCCACTCTGCAGGAGCACCATTTCGTGGTGCACCTCCCGGAGGAGCGGCGATGGGGCCTGGGCCTTGCCGCGTTCGAGCTCGCCGGAGGGTACTCGCGGCAGGAGCCGCTCGCCCGTCTCGGACGCCCGGTGCTCGCCGATCTCGTCGATCGCGCCGGCGAGAGCGCGCACCTCGCCGTGATGCACGGCCGCGACGTGCTGTACATCGTCGAGGAGCGCGCACCGCGTAGGCCCGCGCTTGTGACGGACGTCGGCGTCCGTCTGCCCGCGCACCTCACCGCGACGGGCCGGGCGATGCTCGCGGCGCTTCCTCGCGAGCAGGTGCGGGCACTCTTCCCGGATGCCGCGGCCTTCGCCGATCGCACCGGCCGCGGCCCCCGTCGGCCGAGCGAGCTGCGCGAGCTGCTGCGCGAAGTGCGGGTACAGGGCTGGGCCATCGAGGACGGCGAGGTGACGCTCGGGCTCGGGTCGGTCGGCGTCGCCGTACTCGACCACGTCGGCTGGCCGATCGCGGCGATCGCGGTCACCTATCCCGCCGAGGGCAAGCGCGACCCGGCGGCGTTCGCCGCTCTCGTCGCCCCCATGGCGACGGAACTCGTCCGGCGGATCCGCGGCGCACGGCCCGCGAGACCAAAACTCTGA
- a CDS encoding helix-turn-helix domain-containing protein, translating into MMAEPEIRRTITDPAALDALAHPVRLDLLSFLMSHGAATASECARAVDDNPSNCSYHLRVLAKHGLVEPVESDDGRERPWRATITGLSLDLDSDDPSVVASATAMLEASVQLDYQLAREHVRRRDRIEGPWRDVDAHAQYGLQVSPDELRSIVERIDAIVRPYIAATRQDAPEDAAIANLSLLAFPRPTFGEAAK; encoded by the coding sequence ATGATGGCCGAACCCGAGATCAGACGCACGATCACCGACCCGGCGGCCCTCGACGCCCTCGCCCACCCGGTGCGCCTCGACCTGCTGAGCTTCCTGATGTCGCACGGTGCGGCGACCGCCTCGGAGTGCGCGCGAGCGGTCGACGACAACCCTTCGAACTGCAGCTATCACCTCCGCGTGTTGGCCAAGCACGGCCTGGTCGAGCCGGTCGAGTCCGACGACGGCCGCGAGCGCCCGTGGCGTGCGACCATCACCGGCCTGAGCCTCGATCTCGACTCCGACGACCCGTCGGTCGTCGCCAGCGCGACGGCGATGCTCGAGGCCTCCGTCCAGCTCGACTACCAGCTGGCCCGCGAGCATGTGCGGCGCCGCGACCGCATCGAGGGTCCGTGGCGAGATGTCGACGCCCACGCCCAGTACGGTCTGCAGGTCAGCCCGGACGAGCTGCGGTCCATCGTCGAGCGCATCGACGCCATCGTCCGTCCCTACATCGCGGCGACGCGGCAGGACGCTCCCGAAGACGCCGCCATCGCGAACCTCTCGCTGCTGGCGTTCCCGCGCCCGACGTTCGGCGAGGCCGCGAAATGA
- a CDS encoding MFS transporter, giving the protein MTSRTAFAIPAFRRLWAAGLISDTGDWLLFIALPLVVFQLTGSALGTSIAFLVELVPAVVVAPLAARLIGRFDRRWIMVAVNIGQALALLPLLWVNEVADLPLAYAVIFVHASLSTLFEPAKNTLLPDLVDTEQLVSANALIGLNQNLGRLIGGPLGGVLLAVGDLGLIVAADAITYIVSAVLIATLPAVKTAAHDAGSADAPVDAARPDTAGARPVGLVEALRIPRLRGAFAVILVSSVAQGMFLVLFVLFALGPLRGSDAGVGLLRGIQAVGAVLAGVVLGFIARGSSPRALTAASLFAFGVLSLVTWNLPTVTTEIWPYVLLFAAVGAPGVIMIAGLMSVLQEQSEPRQRGAVFAAVGLVSAVGQALGILPGALSDGAIGLLPLLEAQGCLYLLSGVIALLWLPRAADRPTPKAAGAKDAVSRTP; this is encoded by the coding sequence ATGACCTCCCGCACCGCCTTCGCGATTCCCGCGTTCCGCCGACTCTGGGCGGCCGGGCTCATCTCCGACACCGGCGACTGGCTGCTGTTCATCGCGCTTCCGCTCGTCGTGTTCCAGCTCACCGGCTCGGCGCTCGGCACGTCCATCGCGTTCCTGGTGGAGCTCGTGCCCGCGGTCGTGGTGGCGCCGCTCGCCGCCCGGCTCATCGGCCGGTTCGACCGCCGTTGGATCATGGTCGCGGTCAACATCGGCCAGGCCCTCGCGCTCCTCCCCCTCCTCTGGGTGAACGAGGTCGCCGACCTTCCGCTGGCGTACGCCGTCATCTTCGTGCACGCTTCGCTCAGCACGCTGTTCGAGCCGGCCAAGAACACGCTGCTGCCCGATCTCGTCGACACCGAGCAGCTGGTCTCGGCCAATGCACTGATCGGCCTGAACCAGAACCTCGGCAGGCTCATCGGCGGCCCGCTCGGCGGCGTCCTTCTCGCCGTCGGGGACCTTGGCCTGATCGTCGCCGCCGATGCCATCACGTACATCGTCTCGGCGGTGCTCATCGCGACGCTCCCCGCAGTGAAGACAGCCGCGCATGACGCCGGCAGCGCCGACGCGCCCGTCGATGCCGCCCGCCCCGACACCGCCGGCGCGCGACCGGTCGGTCTGGTCGAGGCGCTGCGCATCCCGCGGCTGCGCGGCGCGTTCGCGGTGATCCTCGTCTCGAGCGTCGCCCAGGGCATGTTCCTCGTGCTCTTCGTGCTGTTCGCGCTCGGCCCGTTGCGAGGGTCGGATGCCGGCGTGGGCCTGCTGCGCGGCATCCAGGCGGTCGGCGCGGTCCTCGCGGGCGTCGTCCTCGGGTTCATCGCCCGCGGATCGTCGCCGCGGGCGCTCACCGCGGCCAGCCTGTTCGCGTTCGGCGTCCTCTCCCTCGTCACCTGGAATCTTCCGACGGTCACCACCGAGATCTGGCCCTACGTCCTGCTGTTCGCGGCTGTCGGGGCGCCGGGGGTGATCATGATCGCCGGCCTGATGAGCGTGCTGCAGGAGCAGTCGGAGCCCCGTCAGCGAGGCGCCGTGTTCGCCGCGGTCGGGCTGGTCAGCGCCGTCGGGCAGGCGCTCGGCATCCTGCCGGGCGCTCTCTCCGACGGCGCGATCGGGCTGCTTCCGCTGCTGGAGGCACAGGGATGCCTGTACCTGCTGAGCGGCGTGATCGCGCTGCTGTGGCTCCCCCGCGCGGCGGATCGCCCGACACCGAAGGCGGCAGGCGCCAAGGATGCCGTGAGCCGCACGCCGTAG
- a CDS encoding LacI family DNA-binding transcriptional regulator, producing MAKPPTVEDVALAAGVSRQTVSNVLNTPDIVREKTRERVRQAISELGYRPQVAARRLRTRRSSTIGIHLDPYAGGISGVVLDRFVHALTEHASDRGMRIQLYAARSPAEEIDRMRELTDGGEIDAVVITGTFPGDPRTRWLADRGIPFVSFGRPWGEDDVAVPAHLWVDVDGAAGTRAATVEVLARGGSRVAFLGWPVGSGTGDERERGWREAMATADADGRRLVSEEGVGLARAVVEEFLADGEGVDGIVCASDALAIGAHLAAASAGMAELPIIGFDNTPAAEAMGLSSVEQLPERVAVGVLELLMGASGSVVAPRTPAAGSAHVLVEPQLVLR from the coding sequence ATGGCGAAGCCGCCCACGGTCGAAGACGTCGCGCTCGCCGCGGGTGTCTCACGGCAGACGGTGTCGAACGTCCTCAACACCCCCGACATCGTGCGCGAGAAGACACGCGAGCGCGTGCGCCAGGCGATCTCGGAGCTGGGCTATCGCCCGCAGGTGGCGGCGCGGCGGCTGCGTACGCGCCGCAGCTCGACCATCGGCATCCACCTCGACCCGTACGCCGGCGGGATCTCCGGAGTCGTCCTCGACCGATTCGTGCACGCGCTGACCGAGCACGCGAGCGATCGTGGCATGCGCATCCAGCTCTACGCAGCGCGATCGCCGGCCGAGGAGATCGACCGCATGCGCGAGCTCACCGATGGCGGCGAGATCGACGCGGTCGTCATCACGGGAACCTTCCCCGGCGACCCGCGCACACGGTGGCTCGCCGACCGCGGCATCCCCTTCGTCTCGTTCGGGCGCCCGTGGGGCGAGGACGACGTGGCGGTCCCCGCGCACCTGTGGGTGGACGTCGACGGTGCAGCGGGAACGCGCGCGGCCACGGTCGAGGTGCTCGCACGGGGCGGTTCGCGAGTCGCCTTCCTGGGGTGGCCGGTAGGATCGGGCACCGGCGACGAGCGGGAGCGGGGCTGGCGCGAGGCGATGGCGACCGCGGACGCCGACGGCCGCCGGCTCGTGAGCGAGGAGGGCGTGGGTCTCGCCCGCGCCGTCGTGGAGGAGTTCCTCGCGGACGGCGAAGGGGTCGACGGGATCGTGTGCGCCAGCGACGCCCTCGCGATCGGTGCGCATCTGGCCGCTGCCTCCGCCGGCATGGCCGAGCTGCCCATCATCGGGTTCGACAACACCCCGGCCGCAGAGGCCATGGGGCTCAGCAGCGTGGAGCAGCTGCCGGAGCGCGTCGCGGTGGGGGTCCTCGAGCTGCTGATGGGCGCATCGGGGAGCGTCGTCGCGCCGCGGACTCCGGCCGCCGGGTCGGCGCACGTGCTGGTCGAGCCGCAGCTCGTGCTGCGATAG